AGCTCCGGCTCTTTCGCGACATCGTGACCTGCGACGGCCGCCCTACCCTTCTCCAGACGAGCGAGCGTGGACAGCACGCGCACCGCCGTGGTCTTGCCCGCGCCGTTCGGACCCAACAACCCGCAGACCGACCCCTGTGCGACCTGCAGGTCGAAGCCGTCGAGCGCTGCCACTTCGTCTTTCGTACCCCCATAGACCTTGCGGAGACCATCCGCATCGATCGCTACTGCTGGCACCCGATCCCCCTCCGAAGAGAACTATGCAAATGAAACTGCGTACACCGTATCATAACTACGTACAGCGTACTCAGTTTTAGGATAAGCACCGATGAGCACCGAATATTCCGGCAGCGGCGATCTGCAACGGACCCTCGACCTGATGTGGGGTACGACCGCCGCGCCCAGCAGAGGTCCGCGGCCCGGCCTGTCCATCGAACGGATCGTCGAGGTCGCGATCGGCGTCGCCGATGCCGACGGACTCGCCGCCGTCTCGATGCGCCGGATCGCCAACGAGCTGGGCATCGGGGTGATGGGGCTCTACCGTTACGTGCCGAGCAAGGGCGAGTTGGTCGACCTGATGCTCGACGCCGCACAGCGCGACGTCCCCGATGCGTACCCACTCGGCGACGACTGGCGCTCCCGGCTGCGGATCGTCACCCAAGAGCTGATCGAGCACTACCGCCGCCACCGCTGGCTGCTGCAGGTCTCGCAGGCGCGCCCGCTGATGGGTCCCGAGTCGATCCGCACGTACGACGACG
The sequence above is drawn from the Nocardioidaceae bacterium SCSIO 66511 genome and encodes:
- a CDS encoding TetR/AcrR family transcriptional regulator — its product is MSTEYSGSGDLQRTLDLMWGTTAAPSRGPRPGLSIERIVEVAIGVADADGLAAVSMRRIANELGIGVMGLYRYVPSKGELVDLMLDAAQRDVPDAYPLGDDWRSRLRIVTQELIEHYRRHRWLLQVSQARPLMGPESIRTYDDALRCMDGIGLTDHEMAWTVTMLDSLARGASQWNVEYKEAAERTGISDEDWWAAQMPYITKAMADGEHTTMARVVANDPYEDDTDYVIDRALDGIAALISRR